One Candidatus Woesearchaeota archaeon DNA segment encodes these proteins:
- a CDS encoding DEAD/DEAH box helicase, with protein sequence MIKEQHFTQPTEIQLKTIPLVVEGKDVMGGSATGSGKTLAFGAGIIQNSESGHGMQALVLAPTRELAEQISEALKIFSRWKKLKVGVIYGGVSYGPQEQALAKCDIIVGTPGRILDHMERGNINFSKLKHLVLDEADRMLDMGFIDDVKKIMGQCPKEKQTLLFSATLHPEITSLAKKFMHDPVKISAIEHVDPKKLTQVYYEVAGPLKFSLLVHLLKKERTSGLIMIFCNSRRMVDVVEKNLKKQGISAMAIHGGLTQNRRSGVLDSFHGEKADVLVCTDVAARGLDIPQVTHVYNYDIPADGKSYVHRIGRTARAGKEGRVVNLLSQRDHPNFSRVLYENDFEVTKLEKPFIDQVKTDMTRSDRKPEHRGPRQYDRGDSRARERPERRSYGQRESRDESPRRRFGSDSGNDRPRGNFGSRSREGGSDRSRSSFGDKPRSSFGNRSREGGSDRPRSNFGDKPRSSFGSSAPKKQFSSHKPREGSEGSSSRPRGNKFGGRDGPREGNRGSSRFRTNDKPKTSFNNRGGARGAGKSRQRTTQR encoded by the coding sequence ATGATTAAAGAACAACATTTCACACAGCCAACTGAGATTCAGTTAAAGACTATTCCTCTAGTTGTCGAAGGTAAAGATGTTATGGGTGGCAGTGCTACTGGGTCTGGAAAGACGTTAGCATTTGGTGCTGGTATTATTCAAAACTCTGAATCTGGTCATGGCATGCAAGCATTAGTCTTAGCACCAACTCGTGAACTTGCTGAGCAAATCTCAGAAGCACTCAAAATTTTTTCTCGTTGGAAAAAACTTAAAGTTGGTGTTATTTATGGTGGTGTCTCTTATGGACCTCAAGAACAAGCATTAGCAAAATGCGATATTATTGTTGGAACACCAGGAAGAATTCTTGATCACATGGAACGCGGTAATATTAACTTTAGCAAATTAAAACATCTTGTTTTAGATGAAGCTGATAGAATGCTTGACATGGGTTTTATTGATGATGTAAAAAAGATTATGGGTCAATGTCCTAAAGAGAAGCAAACCTTACTTTTTTCAGCAACGCTTCATCCTGAAATTACAAGTCTAGCTAAAAAATTCATGCATGATCCGGTAAAGATTTCAGCAATCGAGCATGTTGATCCAAAAAAATTAACGCAAGTCTATTATGAAGTTGCAGGACCCTTAAAGTTTTCACTACTCGTTCACTTGCTTAAAAAAGAGAGAACCTCAGGTCTTATCATGATTTTTTGTAACTCTCGTCGTATGGTTGACGTGGTTGAGAAGAATTTGAAAAAACAAGGAATATCTGCTATGGCAATTCACGGCGGTTTAACCCAAAACAGACGAAGCGGTGTTTTAGATTCATTTCATGGTGAAAAAGCAGATGTGTTAGTATGCACTGATGTTGCAGCTCGTGGTCTTGATATTCCGCAAGTAACGCACGTCTACAATTATGATATTCCTGCTGACGGAAAATCGTACGTGCATCGTATTGGTCGTACAGCTCGAGCTGGAAAAGAAGGTCGCGTAGTAAATTTATTATCGCAACGAGATCATCCTAACTTTTCAAGAGTCTTGTATGAGAATGATTTTGAAGTAACAAAATTGGAAAAACCATTCATTGACCAAGTGAAAACCGATATGACTCGTTCTGATAGAAAGCCAGAGCATCGTGGTCCTCGACAATATGACCGAGGGGATAGTCGCGCTCGTGAGCGTCCAGAAAGACGAAGCTATGGTCAACGAGAGTCTCGAGACGAAAGTCCTCGACGACGTTTTGGTAGCGACTCTGGAAATGACAGACCAAGAGGTAACTTTGGTAGTCGTTCTCGTGAAGGCGGTAGTGATAGATCTAGAAGCAGTTTTGGTGATAAACCTCGAAGTAGCTTTGGTAATCGTTCTCGTGAAGGTGGTAGTGATAGACCTAGAAGTAACTTTGGCGATAAACCAAGAAGCAGCTTTGGCAGTTCTGCTCCTAAGAAACAATTTAGTAGCCATAAACCAAGAGAAGGCAGCGAAGGCAGTAGTTCTAGACCTCGTGGAAATAAATTTGGTGGTCGAGATGGTCCTCGCGAAGGTAATCGTGGAAGTAGTCGTTTTCGAACAAATGATAAACCAAAAACTTCTTTTAACAATCGAGGCGGTGCGCGCGGTGCTGGTAAAAGTCGGCAACGAACCACGCAACGATAA
- a CDS encoding cold shock domain-containing protein, whose protein sequence is MKGKVKFFNVSKGFGFIVGEDDKEYFVHMTGLTPGMKLNENDEVNFEVVEGERGPKAENVTLVE, encoded by the coding sequence ATGAAAGGAAAAGTAAAATTTTTTAACGTAAGTAAAGGCTTTGGCTTTATTGTAGGCGAAGACGACAAAGAGTATTTTGTACATATGACCGGTTTAACACCTGGTATGAAACTAAACGAAAACGACGAAGTAAATTTTGAAGTAGTGGAAGGCGAACGAGGCCCAAAGGCTGAAAACGTCACACTAGTAGAATAA